A window from Physeter macrocephalus isolate SW-GA chromosome 11, ASM283717v5, whole genome shotgun sequence encodes these proteins:
- the LACTB gene encoding serine beta-lactamase-like protein LACTB, mitochondrial isoform X15 produces the protein MYRLLSAVTTRAATHGSCAWGCGRRAAHQRAGLPPIGPGWVGGLGLGLGLALGVKLAGGLRGASPAPPTAAPDPETPPQAEPPLPPQEQPLAQWSPQTPTPLHSRRFARAIDRSRDLLHRIKDEVGAPGIVVGVSVDGKEVWSEGLGYADVENRVPCKPETVMRIASISKSLTMVAIAKLWEAGKLDLDIPVQHYVPEFPEKEYEGEKVSVTTRLLISHLSGIRHYEKDMKKVKEEKAYKALKMMKGTMESDQEKELKEKGGKNNEKNDFAKAKIEQDNEAKGRNSKPCKKKNDFEQDFMFTIKRDVLSTHLTWITPINGLVVDFCLHTDHRAKCLELPRRWHLHWERRKEHCLGVPEECSVTELSVREEPRSVKSPVKGGVCFSTPLNLRWPRDLL, from the exons ATGTACCGGCTCCTGTCAGCCGTGACAACCCGGGCCGCGACCCACGGGAGCTGCGCCTGGGGCTGCGGGCGGCGCGCAGCTCACCAGCGCGCCGGGCTGCCGCCGATCGGCCCCGGCTGGGTCGGGGGCCTCGGGCTGGGTCTGGGGCTGGCGCTCGGGGTGAAGCTGGCCGGTGGGCTGAGGGGTGCGTCCCCCGCGCCGCCCACCGCGGCACCAGACCCCGAGACGCCGCCTCAGGCCgagccgccgctgccgccgcagGAGCAGCCCCTCGCCCAGTGGTCTCCACAGACCCCGACGCCGCTGCACTCCAGGCGCTTTGCCAGAGCCATCGACCGCAGCCGCGACCTCCTGCACAGGATCAAG GATGAGGTGGGCGCACCCGGCATTGTGGTTGGAGTCTCTGTAGACGGAAAAGAAGTCTGGTCAGAAG gTTTAGGTTATGCTGATGTTGAGAACCGTGTACCATGCAAGCCAGAGACAGTTATGAGAATTGCCAGTATCAGCAAAAGCCTCACCATGGTTGCCATTGCCAAATTGTGGGAAGCAGGGAAACTGGATCTTGATATTCCAGTACAACATTATGTTCCTGAATTCccagaaaaagaatatgaaggTGAAAAG GTTTCTGTCACAACAAGATTATTGATTTCCCACTTAAGTGGAATTCGTCATTATGAAAAGGACATGAAAAAGGTGAAAGAAGAGAAAGCTTATAAAGCCTTGAAGATGATGAAAGGGACGATGGAATCTGACCAagaaaaagagttaaaagaaaaaggaggcaaaaataatgaaaagaatgacTTTGCTAAAGCTAAGATAGAGCAAGATAATGAAGCCAAAGGCCGAAATTCAAAACcttgcaagaaaaagaatgattttgaACAAG ATTTTATGTTTACAATAAAAAGAGACGTCTTGTCAACACACCTTACGTGGATAACTCCTATAAATGGGCTGGTGGTGGATTTCTGTCTACA CACAGACCACAGAGCGAAGTGCTTGGAGCTGCCAAGGAGGTGGCATTTACattgggagaggaggaaagagcatTGTCTGGGTGTCCCGGAGGAGTGCAGCGTGACTGAACTGTCTGTGCGGGAAGAGCCACGAAGTGTGAAGAGCCCTGTGAA AGGTGGTGTCTGTTTCTCCACTCCCTTGAACCTGAGGTGGCCTCGTGACTTGCTTTGA
- the LACTB gene encoding serine beta-lactamase-like protein LACTB, mitochondrial isoform X2: MYRLLSAVTTRAATHGSCAWGCGRRAAHQRAGLPPIGPGWVGGLGLGLGLALGVKLAGGLRGASPAPPTAAPDPETPPQAEPPLPPQEQPLAQWSPQTPTPLHSRRFARAIDRSRDLLHRIKDEVGAPGIVVGVSVDGKEVWSEGLGYADVENRVPCKPETVMRIASISKSLTMVAIAKLWEAGKLDLDIPVQHYVPEFPEKEYEGEKVSVTTRLLISHLSGIRHYEKDMKKVKEEKAYKALKMMKGTMESDQEKELKEKGGKNNEKNDFAKAKIEQDNEAKGRNSKPCKKKNDFEQGSQFLYSTFGYTLLAAIVERASGYKYLDYMQKIFHDLDMLTTVQEENEPVIYNRARFYVYNKKRRLVNTPYVDNSYKWAGGGFLSTVGDLLKFGNAMLYGYQVGLFKNSNENLLPGYLKPETMLMIWTPVPNTEMSWDKEGKYAMAWGVVEKKQTYGSCRKQRHYASHTGGAVGASSVLLVLPEELDAEAINNKFPPRGIVVSIICNMQSVGLNNTALKIALEFDKDRSDMP, encoded by the exons ATGTACCGGCTCCTGTCAGCCGTGACAACCCGGGCCGCGACCCACGGGAGCTGCGCCTGGGGCTGCGGGCGGCGCGCAGCTCACCAGCGCGCCGGGCTGCCGCCGATCGGCCCCGGCTGGGTCGGGGGCCTCGGGCTGGGTCTGGGGCTGGCGCTCGGGGTGAAGCTGGCCGGTGGGCTGAGGGGTGCGTCCCCCGCGCCGCCCACCGCGGCACCAGACCCCGAGACGCCGCCTCAGGCCgagccgccgctgccgccgcagGAGCAGCCCCTCGCCCAGTGGTCTCCACAGACCCCGACGCCGCTGCACTCCAGGCGCTTTGCCAGAGCCATCGACCGCAGCCGCGACCTCCTGCACAGGATCAAG GATGAGGTGGGCGCACCCGGCATTGTGGTTGGAGTCTCTGTAGACGGAAAAGAAGTCTGGTCAGAAG gTTTAGGTTATGCTGATGTTGAGAACCGTGTACCATGCAAGCCAGAGACAGTTATGAGAATTGCCAGTATCAGCAAAAGCCTCACCATGGTTGCCATTGCCAAATTGTGGGAAGCAGGGAAACTGGATCTTGATATTCCAGTACAACATTATGTTCCTGAATTCccagaaaaagaatatgaaggTGAAAAG GTTTCTGTCACAACAAGATTATTGATTTCCCACTTAAGTGGAATTCGTCATTATGAAAAGGACATGAAAAAGGTGAAAGAAGAGAAAGCTTATAAAGCCTTGAAGATGATGAAAGGGACGATGGAATCTGACCAagaaaaagagttaaaagaaaaaggaggcaaaaataatgaaaagaatgacTTTGCTAAAGCTAAGATAGAGCAAGATAATGAAGCCAAAGGCCGAAATTCAAAACcttgcaagaaaaagaatgattttgaACAAG GTAGTCAGTTTTTGTATTCAACTTTTGGCTATACCCTATTGGCAGCCATAGTAGAAAGAGCTTCAGGATATAAATATTTGGACTATATGCAGAAAATATTCCATGACTTGGATATGCTGACAACTGTGCAGGAAGAAAATGAGCCAGTGATTTACAATAGAGCAAG ATTTTATGTTTACAATAAAAAGAGACGTCTTGTCAACACACCTTACGTGGATAACTCCTATAAATGGGCTGGTGGTGGATTTCTGTCTACAGTAGGTGACCTTCTGAAATTTGGGAATGCAATGCTGTATGGTTACCAAGTCGGGCTGTTTAAGAACTCAAATGAAAATCTTTTACCTGGATATCTCAAACCAGAAACAATGCTTATGATTTGGACACCAGTGCCTAACACAGAGATGTCATGGGATAAAGAGGGTAAATATGCAATGGCATGGGGTGTTGTGGAAAAGAAGCAAACATATGGTTCTTGTAGGAAGCAACGGCATTATGCCTCACACACTGGAGGTGCAGTGGGTGCCAGTAGTGTCCTACTGGTCCTTCCTGAAGAACTGGATGCAGAAGCTATAAATAACAAGTTTCCCCCAAGAGGAATAGTTGTTTCTATCATATGTAACATGCAATCTGTTGGCCTCAACAACACTGCTTTAAAGATTGCTCTGGAATTTGATAAAGACAGATCAGACATGCCTTAA
- the LACTB gene encoding serine beta-lactamase-like protein LACTB, mitochondrial isoform X8, which translates to MYRLLSAVTTRAATHGSCAWGCGRRAAHQRAGLPPIGPGWVGGLGLGLGLALGVKLAGGLRGASPAPPTAAPDPETPPQAEPPLPPQEQPLAQWSPQTPTPLHSRRFARAIDRSRDLLHRIKDEVGAPGIVVGVSVDGKEVWSEGLGYADVENRVPCKPETVMRIASISKSLTMVAIAKLWEAGKLDLDIPVQHYVPEFPEKEYEGEKVSVTTRLLISHLSGIRHYEKDMKKVKEEKAYKALKMMKGTMESDQEKELKEKGGKNNEKNDFAKAKIEQDNEAKGRNSKPCKKKNDFEQGELYLKEKFENSIESLRLFKNDPLFFKPGSQFLYSTFGYTLLAAIVERASGYKYLDYMQKIFHDLDMLTTVQEENEPVIYNRARFYVYNKKRRLVNTPYVDNSYKWAGGGFLSTNIFTQKRNPIAINICSAFLSTPGPWQPPIYSLSLWICLLWMFHIHVFSLIM; encoded by the exons ATGTACCGGCTCCTGTCAGCCGTGACAACCCGGGCCGCGACCCACGGGAGCTGCGCCTGGGGCTGCGGGCGGCGCGCAGCTCACCAGCGCGCCGGGCTGCCGCCGATCGGCCCCGGCTGGGTCGGGGGCCTCGGGCTGGGTCTGGGGCTGGCGCTCGGGGTGAAGCTGGCCGGTGGGCTGAGGGGTGCGTCCCCCGCGCCGCCCACCGCGGCACCAGACCCCGAGACGCCGCCTCAGGCCgagccgccgctgccgccgcagGAGCAGCCCCTCGCCCAGTGGTCTCCACAGACCCCGACGCCGCTGCACTCCAGGCGCTTTGCCAGAGCCATCGACCGCAGCCGCGACCTCCTGCACAGGATCAAG GATGAGGTGGGCGCACCCGGCATTGTGGTTGGAGTCTCTGTAGACGGAAAAGAAGTCTGGTCAGAAG gTTTAGGTTATGCTGATGTTGAGAACCGTGTACCATGCAAGCCAGAGACAGTTATGAGAATTGCCAGTATCAGCAAAAGCCTCACCATGGTTGCCATTGCCAAATTGTGGGAAGCAGGGAAACTGGATCTTGATATTCCAGTACAACATTATGTTCCTGAATTCccagaaaaagaatatgaaggTGAAAAG GTTTCTGTCACAACAAGATTATTGATTTCCCACTTAAGTGGAATTCGTCATTATGAAAAGGACATGAAAAAGGTGAAAGAAGAGAAAGCTTATAAAGCCTTGAAGATGATGAAAGGGACGATGGAATCTGACCAagaaaaagagttaaaagaaaaaggaggcaaaaataatgaaaagaatgacTTTGCTAAAGCTAAGATAGAGCAAGATAATGAAGCCAAAGGCCGAAATTCAAAACcttgcaagaaaaagaatgattttgaACAAGGTgaattatatttgaaagaaaaatttgaaaattcaattGAATCcctaagattatttaaaaatgacCCTTTGTTCTTTAAACCTG GTAGTCAGTTTTTGTATTCAACTTTTGGCTATACCCTATTGGCAGCCATAGTAGAAAGAGCTTCAGGATATAAATATTTGGACTATATGCAGAAAATATTCCATGACTTGGATATGCTGACAACTGTGCAGGAAGAAAATGAGCCAGTGATTTACAATAGAGCAAG ATTTTATGTTTACAATAAAAAGAGACGTCTTGTCAACACACCTTACGTGGATAACTCCTATAAATGGGCTGGTGGTGGATTTCTGTCTACA AACATCTTCacccaaaaaagaaatcctataGCCATTAACATTTGCTCTGCATTCCTCTCTACTCCcgggccctggcaaccaccaatctactctctgtctctttggatttgcctattatggatgtttcat ATACATGTTTTTAGTTTGATCATGTGA
- the LACTB gene encoding serine beta-lactamase-like protein LACTB, mitochondrial isoform X17, producing MYRLLSAVTTRAATHGSCAWGCGRRAAHQRAGLPPIGPGWVGGLGLGLGLALGVKLAGGLRGASPAPPTAAPDPETPPQAEPPLPPQEQPLAQWSPQTPTPLHSRRFARAIDRSRDLLHRIKDEVGAPGIVVGVSVDGKEVWSEGLGYADVENRVPCKPETVMRIASISKSLTMVAIAKLWEAGKLDLDIPVQHYVPEFPEKEYEGEKVSVTTRLLISHLSGIRHYEKDMKKVKEEKAYKALKMMKGTMESDQEKELKEKGGKNNEKNDFAKAKIEQDNEAKGRNSKPCKKKNDFEQGELYLKEKFENSIESLRLFKNDPLFFKPDFMFTIKRDVLSTHLTWITPINGLVVDFCLQYMFLV from the exons ATGTACCGGCTCCTGTCAGCCGTGACAACCCGGGCCGCGACCCACGGGAGCTGCGCCTGGGGCTGCGGGCGGCGCGCAGCTCACCAGCGCGCCGGGCTGCCGCCGATCGGCCCCGGCTGGGTCGGGGGCCTCGGGCTGGGTCTGGGGCTGGCGCTCGGGGTGAAGCTGGCCGGTGGGCTGAGGGGTGCGTCCCCCGCGCCGCCCACCGCGGCACCAGACCCCGAGACGCCGCCTCAGGCCgagccgccgctgccgccgcagGAGCAGCCCCTCGCCCAGTGGTCTCCACAGACCCCGACGCCGCTGCACTCCAGGCGCTTTGCCAGAGCCATCGACCGCAGCCGCGACCTCCTGCACAGGATCAAG GATGAGGTGGGCGCACCCGGCATTGTGGTTGGAGTCTCTGTAGACGGAAAAGAAGTCTGGTCAGAAG gTTTAGGTTATGCTGATGTTGAGAACCGTGTACCATGCAAGCCAGAGACAGTTATGAGAATTGCCAGTATCAGCAAAAGCCTCACCATGGTTGCCATTGCCAAATTGTGGGAAGCAGGGAAACTGGATCTTGATATTCCAGTACAACATTATGTTCCTGAATTCccagaaaaagaatatgaaggTGAAAAG GTTTCTGTCACAACAAGATTATTGATTTCCCACTTAAGTGGAATTCGTCATTATGAAAAGGACATGAAAAAGGTGAAAGAAGAGAAAGCTTATAAAGCCTTGAAGATGATGAAAGGGACGATGGAATCTGACCAagaaaaagagttaaaagaaaaaggaggcaaaaataatgaaaagaatgacTTTGCTAAAGCTAAGATAGAGCAAGATAATGAAGCCAAAGGCCGAAATTCAAAACcttgcaagaaaaagaatgattttgaACAAGGTgaattatatttgaaagaaaaatttgaaaattcaattGAATCcctaagattatttaaaaatgacCCTTTGTTCTTTAAACCTG ATTTTATGTTTACAATAAAAAGAGACGTCTTGTCAACACACCTTACGTGGATAACTCCTATAAATGGGCTGGTGGTGGATTTCTGTCTACA ATACATGTTTTTAGTTTGA
- the LACTB gene encoding serine beta-lactamase-like protein LACTB, mitochondrial isoform X7, translated as MYRLLSAVTTRAATHGSCAWGCGRRAAHQRAGLPPIGPGWVGGLGLGLGLALGVKLAGGLRGASPAPPTAAPDPETPPQAEPPLPPQEQPLAQWSPQTPTPLHSRRFARAIDRSRDLLHRIKDEVGAPGIVVGVSVDGKEVWSEGLGYADVENRVPCKPETVMRIASISKSLTMVAIAKLWEAGKLDLDIPVQHYVPEFPEKEYEGEKVSVTTRLLISHLSGIRHYEKDMKKVKEEKAYKALKMMKGTMESDQEKELKEKGGKNNEKNDFAKAKIEQDNEAKGRNSKPCKKKNDFEQGELYLKEKFENSIESLRLFKNDPLFFKPGSQFLYSTFGYTLLAAIVERASGYKYLDYMQKIFHDLDMLTTVQEENEPVIYNRARFYVYNKKRRLVNTPYVDNSYKWAGGGFLSTVGDLLKFGNAMLYGYQVGLFKNSNENLLPGYLKPETMLMIWTPVPNTEMSWDKEDTCF; from the exons ATGTACCGGCTCCTGTCAGCCGTGACAACCCGGGCCGCGACCCACGGGAGCTGCGCCTGGGGCTGCGGGCGGCGCGCAGCTCACCAGCGCGCCGGGCTGCCGCCGATCGGCCCCGGCTGGGTCGGGGGCCTCGGGCTGGGTCTGGGGCTGGCGCTCGGGGTGAAGCTGGCCGGTGGGCTGAGGGGTGCGTCCCCCGCGCCGCCCACCGCGGCACCAGACCCCGAGACGCCGCCTCAGGCCgagccgccgctgccgccgcagGAGCAGCCCCTCGCCCAGTGGTCTCCACAGACCCCGACGCCGCTGCACTCCAGGCGCTTTGCCAGAGCCATCGACCGCAGCCGCGACCTCCTGCACAGGATCAAG GATGAGGTGGGCGCACCCGGCATTGTGGTTGGAGTCTCTGTAGACGGAAAAGAAGTCTGGTCAGAAG gTTTAGGTTATGCTGATGTTGAGAACCGTGTACCATGCAAGCCAGAGACAGTTATGAGAATTGCCAGTATCAGCAAAAGCCTCACCATGGTTGCCATTGCCAAATTGTGGGAAGCAGGGAAACTGGATCTTGATATTCCAGTACAACATTATGTTCCTGAATTCccagaaaaagaatatgaaggTGAAAAG GTTTCTGTCACAACAAGATTATTGATTTCCCACTTAAGTGGAATTCGTCATTATGAAAAGGACATGAAAAAGGTGAAAGAAGAGAAAGCTTATAAAGCCTTGAAGATGATGAAAGGGACGATGGAATCTGACCAagaaaaagagttaaaagaaaaaggaggcaaaaataatgaaaagaatgacTTTGCTAAAGCTAAGATAGAGCAAGATAATGAAGCCAAAGGCCGAAATTCAAAACcttgcaagaaaaagaatgattttgaACAAGGTgaattatatttgaaagaaaaatttgaaaattcaattGAATCcctaagattatttaaaaatgacCCTTTGTTCTTTAAACCTG GTAGTCAGTTTTTGTATTCAACTTTTGGCTATACCCTATTGGCAGCCATAGTAGAAAGAGCTTCAGGATATAAATATTTGGACTATATGCAGAAAATATTCCATGACTTGGATATGCTGACAACTGTGCAGGAAGAAAATGAGCCAGTGATTTACAATAGAGCAAG ATTTTATGTTTACAATAAAAAGAGACGTCTTGTCAACACACCTTACGTGGATAACTCCTATAAATGGGCTGGTGGTGGATTTCTGTCTACAGTAGGTGACCTTCTGAAATTTGGGAATGCAATGCTGTATGGTTACCAAGTCGGGCTGTTTAAGAACTCAAATGAAAATCTTTTACCTGGATATCTCAAACCAGAAACAATGCTTATGATTTGGACACCAGTGCCTAACACAGAGATGTCATGGGATAAAGAGG ATACATGTTTTTAG
- the LACTB gene encoding serine beta-lactamase-like protein LACTB, mitochondrial isoform X3, whose product MYRLLSAVTTRAATHGSCAWGCGRRAAHQRAGLPPIGPGWVGGLGLGLGLALGVKLAGGLRGASPAPPTAAPDPETPPQAEPPLPPQEQPLAQWSPQTPTPLHSRRFARAIDRSRDLLHRIKDEVGAPGIVVGVSVDGKEVWSEGLGYADVENRVPCKPETVMRIASISKSLTMVAIAKLWEAGKLDLDIPVQHYVPEFPEKEYEGEKVSVTTRLLISHLSGIRHYEKDMKKVKEEKAYKALKMMKGTMESDQEKELKEKGGKNNEKNDFAKAKIEQDNEAKGRNSKPCKKKNDFEQGELYLKEKFENSIESLRLFKNDPLFFKPGSQFLYSTFGYTLLAAIVERASGYKYLDYMQKIFHDLDMLTTVQEENEPVIYNRARFYVYNKKRRLVNTPYVDNSYKWAGGGFLSTVGDLLKFGNAMLYGYQVGLFKNSNENLLPGYLKPETMLMIWTPVPNTEMSWDKEAQTTERSAWSCQGGGIYIGRGGKSIVWVSRRSAA is encoded by the exons ATGTACCGGCTCCTGTCAGCCGTGACAACCCGGGCCGCGACCCACGGGAGCTGCGCCTGGGGCTGCGGGCGGCGCGCAGCTCACCAGCGCGCCGGGCTGCCGCCGATCGGCCCCGGCTGGGTCGGGGGCCTCGGGCTGGGTCTGGGGCTGGCGCTCGGGGTGAAGCTGGCCGGTGGGCTGAGGGGTGCGTCCCCCGCGCCGCCCACCGCGGCACCAGACCCCGAGACGCCGCCTCAGGCCgagccgccgctgccgccgcagGAGCAGCCCCTCGCCCAGTGGTCTCCACAGACCCCGACGCCGCTGCACTCCAGGCGCTTTGCCAGAGCCATCGACCGCAGCCGCGACCTCCTGCACAGGATCAAG GATGAGGTGGGCGCACCCGGCATTGTGGTTGGAGTCTCTGTAGACGGAAAAGAAGTCTGGTCAGAAG gTTTAGGTTATGCTGATGTTGAGAACCGTGTACCATGCAAGCCAGAGACAGTTATGAGAATTGCCAGTATCAGCAAAAGCCTCACCATGGTTGCCATTGCCAAATTGTGGGAAGCAGGGAAACTGGATCTTGATATTCCAGTACAACATTATGTTCCTGAATTCccagaaaaagaatatgaaggTGAAAAG GTTTCTGTCACAACAAGATTATTGATTTCCCACTTAAGTGGAATTCGTCATTATGAAAAGGACATGAAAAAGGTGAAAGAAGAGAAAGCTTATAAAGCCTTGAAGATGATGAAAGGGACGATGGAATCTGACCAagaaaaagagttaaaagaaaaaggaggcaaaaataatgaaaagaatgacTTTGCTAAAGCTAAGATAGAGCAAGATAATGAAGCCAAAGGCCGAAATTCAAAACcttgcaagaaaaagaatgattttgaACAAGGTgaattatatttgaaagaaaaatttgaaaattcaattGAATCcctaagattatttaaaaatgacCCTTTGTTCTTTAAACCTG GTAGTCAGTTTTTGTATTCAACTTTTGGCTATACCCTATTGGCAGCCATAGTAGAAAGAGCTTCAGGATATAAATATTTGGACTATATGCAGAAAATATTCCATGACTTGGATATGCTGACAACTGTGCAGGAAGAAAATGAGCCAGTGATTTACAATAGAGCAAG ATTTTATGTTTACAATAAAAAGAGACGTCTTGTCAACACACCTTACGTGGATAACTCCTATAAATGGGCTGGTGGTGGATTTCTGTCTACAGTAGGTGACCTTCTGAAATTTGGGAATGCAATGCTGTATGGTTACCAAGTCGGGCTGTTTAAGAACTCAAATGAAAATCTTTTACCTGGATATCTCAAACCAGAAACAATGCTTATGATTTGGACACCAGTGCCTAACACAGAGATGTCATGGGATAAAGAGG CACAGACCACAGAGCGAAGTGCTTGGAGCTGCCAAGGAGGTGGCATTTACattgggagaggaggaaagagcatTGTCTGGGTGTCCCGGAGGAGTGCAGCGTGA
- the LACTB gene encoding serine beta-lactamase-like protein LACTB, mitochondrial isoform X6 gives MYRLLSAVTTRAATHGSCAWGCGRRAAHQRAGLPPIGPGWVGGLGLGLGLALGVKLAGGLRGASPAPPTAAPDPETPPQAEPPLPPQEQPLAQWSPQTPTPLHSRRFARAIDRSRDLLHRIKDEVGAPGIVVGVSVDGKEVWSEGLGYADVENRVPCKPETVMRIASISKSLTMVAIAKLWEAGKLDLDIPVQHYVPEFPEKEYEGEKVSVTTRLLISHLSGIRHYEKDMKKVKEEKAYKALKMMKGTMESDQEKELKEKGGKNNEKNDFAKAKIEQDNEAKGRNSKPCKKKNDFEQGELYLKEKFENSIESLRLFKNDPLFFKPGSQFLYSTFGYTLLAAIVERASGYKYLDYMQKIFHDLDMLTTVQEENEPVIYNRARFYVYNKKRRLVNTPYVDNSYKWAGGGFLSTVGDLLKFGNAMLYGYQVGLFKNSNENLLPGYLKPETMLMIWTPVPNTEMSWDKEEHLHPKKKSYSH, from the exons ATGTACCGGCTCCTGTCAGCCGTGACAACCCGGGCCGCGACCCACGGGAGCTGCGCCTGGGGCTGCGGGCGGCGCGCAGCTCACCAGCGCGCCGGGCTGCCGCCGATCGGCCCCGGCTGGGTCGGGGGCCTCGGGCTGGGTCTGGGGCTGGCGCTCGGGGTGAAGCTGGCCGGTGGGCTGAGGGGTGCGTCCCCCGCGCCGCCCACCGCGGCACCAGACCCCGAGACGCCGCCTCAGGCCgagccgccgctgccgccgcagGAGCAGCCCCTCGCCCAGTGGTCTCCACAGACCCCGACGCCGCTGCACTCCAGGCGCTTTGCCAGAGCCATCGACCGCAGCCGCGACCTCCTGCACAGGATCAAG GATGAGGTGGGCGCACCCGGCATTGTGGTTGGAGTCTCTGTAGACGGAAAAGAAGTCTGGTCAGAAG gTTTAGGTTATGCTGATGTTGAGAACCGTGTACCATGCAAGCCAGAGACAGTTATGAGAATTGCCAGTATCAGCAAAAGCCTCACCATGGTTGCCATTGCCAAATTGTGGGAAGCAGGGAAACTGGATCTTGATATTCCAGTACAACATTATGTTCCTGAATTCccagaaaaagaatatgaaggTGAAAAG GTTTCTGTCACAACAAGATTATTGATTTCCCACTTAAGTGGAATTCGTCATTATGAAAAGGACATGAAAAAGGTGAAAGAAGAGAAAGCTTATAAAGCCTTGAAGATGATGAAAGGGACGATGGAATCTGACCAagaaaaagagttaaaagaaaaaggaggcaaaaataatgaaaagaatgacTTTGCTAAAGCTAAGATAGAGCAAGATAATGAAGCCAAAGGCCGAAATTCAAAACcttgcaagaaaaagaatgattttgaACAAGGTgaattatatttgaaagaaaaatttgaaaattcaattGAATCcctaagattatttaaaaatgacCCTTTGTTCTTTAAACCTG GTAGTCAGTTTTTGTATTCAACTTTTGGCTATACCCTATTGGCAGCCATAGTAGAAAGAGCTTCAGGATATAAATATTTGGACTATATGCAGAAAATATTCCATGACTTGGATATGCTGACAACTGTGCAGGAAGAAAATGAGCCAGTGATTTACAATAGAGCAAG ATTTTATGTTTACAATAAAAAGAGACGTCTTGTCAACACACCTTACGTGGATAACTCCTATAAATGGGCTGGTGGTGGATTTCTGTCTACAGTAGGTGACCTTCTGAAATTTGGGAATGCAATGCTGTATGGTTACCAAGTCGGGCTGTTTAAGAACTCAAATGAAAATCTTTTACCTGGATATCTCAAACCAGAAACAATGCTTATGATTTGGACACCAGTGCCTAACACAGAGATGTCATGGGATAAAGAGG AACATCTTCacccaaaaaagaaatcctataGCCATTAA